From a single Nymphaea colorata isolate Beijing-Zhang1983 chromosome 4, ASM883128v2, whole genome shotgun sequence genomic region:
- the LOC116253310 gene encoding NDR1/HIN1-like protein 26, with protein sequence MGNWHKSEMGIVMAGPFTVSKVMPATYPHRRGRVAKCIALLALAIVVLAALVVLIIWLVLEPSKPSFTLENVHVSNLSLSNRRINATFVLGLEIKNYNKRISVVYDSIDISVWYDYQTIALGSISGYIQPRHNTTKLQAVAVADSMPVKAQAWNDLRQQRSKHHEFNDVEVRLMSEIHFKIRRWKSRRYYLKASCWINALPLGPSESIDTTDCDVHI encoded by the coding sequence ATGGGGAACTGGCACAAGTCTGAAATGGGCATTGTGATGGCAGGACCATTTACAGTAAGCAAGGTCATGCCGGCCACTTACCCGCATCGGCGCGGCCGAGTTGCTAAGTGCATTGCTCTCTTGGCCTTGGCCATTGTAGTGCTAGCCGCACTGGTAGTTCTCATCATCTGGCTAGTACTAGAGCCCTCCAAGCCGTCATTCACCCTGGAGAATGTACATGTATCAAACTTGAGCTTGTCCAATCGGAGGATCAATGCCACATTTGTTCTTGGCCTAGAGATCAAGAACTACAACAAGAGAATCTCTGTTGTCTACGACTCGATCGATATATCCGTATGGTATGATTATCAGACAATCGCTTTGGGTAGCATCTCTGGTTACATCCAGCCTCGCCATAACACCACAAAGCTGCAAGCAGTCGCCGTCGCCGATTCTATGCCGGTGAAAGCTCAGGCATGGAATGACTTGAGGCAGCAGAGGAGCAAGCATCACGAATTCAATGATGTAGAAGTGAGGCTGATGTCTGAGATTCATTTTAAGATTAGAAGGTGGAAATCAAGGAGGTACTATCTGAAAGCGTCATGTTGGATCAATGCACTGCCACTGGGTCCGTCAGAGAGCATTGATACCACTGACTGTGATGTCCACATTTGA